In Phacochoerus africanus isolate WHEZ1 chromosome 2, ROS_Pafr_v1, whole genome shotgun sequence, one DNA window encodes the following:
- the PTGR1 gene encoding prostaglandin reductase 1: MVRAKSWTLKKHFVGYPTPSNFELKTVELPPLKNGEVLLEALFLTVDPYMRIAARKLKEGDMMMGEQVARVLESKNAAFPTGTIVVALLGWTTHSISDGKNLERLLPEWPDTVPLSLALGTVGMPGLTAYFGLLDICGLKGGETVMVNAAAGAVGSVVGQIAKLKGCKVVGAAGSDEKVACLKKYGFDVAFNYKTIESLEETLKKASPEGYDCYFDNVGGEFSNVVISQMKKFGRIAICGAISTYNRTGPPPPGPPPEVVIYNELCFQGFIVYRWQGEVRQKALRELLKWVSEGKIQYHEHITEGFENMPAAFMGMLKGENLGKAIVKA; encoded by the exons ATGGTTCGTGCTAAGAGCTGGACCCTGAAGAAGCATTTTGTAGGCTACCCTACTCCTAGCAACTTTGAACTGAAGACAGTTGAACTCCCGCCCTTAAAAAATGGAG AGGTCCTGTTGGAAGCTTTGTTCCTCACTGTGGATCCTTACATGAG GATAGCAGCAAGAAAACTGAAGGAGGGTGATATGATGATGGGAGAGCAAGTGGCCAG AGTTCTAGAAAGTAAAAACGCAGCCTTCCCCACGGGAACGATTGTAGTGGCTCTTTTGGGCTGGACCACGCACTCCATTTCTGATGGGAAAAACTTGGAAAGGCTGCTTCCAGAGTGGCCGGACACAGTACCGCTGTCTTTGGCCCTGGGAACGGTGGGCATGCCCGG CCTAACAGCCTACTTTGGCCTGTTGGACATCTGTGGTCTGAAGGGTGGAGAAACAGTGATGGTTAATGCGGCAGCAGGGGCCGTGGGCTCTGTCGTGGGGCAGATCGCGAAGCTCAAG GGCTGCAAAGTTGTTGGAGCAGCAGGGTCTGACGAAAAGGTTGCCTGCCTTAAAAAGTATGGATTTGATGTTGCCTTTAACTATAAAACAATCGAGTCTTTGgaagaaactttgaaaaaagCCTCTCCTGAGGGATATGATTGTTATTTTGATAAC GTGGGTGGAGAGTTTTCTAATGTTGTTATCTCCCAGATGAAGAAATTTGGAAGAATTGCCATATGTGGGGCTATCTCTACCTATAACAGAACGGGCCCACCTCCCCCAG GGCCGCCCCCGGAGGTCGTCATCTATAACGAGCTCTGCTTCCAAGGCTTCATCGTCTACCGCTGGCAAGGAGAAGTGCGCCAGAAGGCTCTGAGGGAGTTGCTGAAGTGGGTCTCAGAG GGTAAAATCCAGTACCATGAACACATCACGGAAGGATTTGAAAACATGCCCGCTGCATTTATGGGAATGCTGAAAGGCGAGAACCTGGGGAAAGCAATCGTGAAAGCATGA